The genome window AGCACCTACTGTGTGGCCTCCTTCGCGGATAGCGAAGCGAAGCTCTTTTTCAAGTGCGATAGGGGTTATGAGTTCGATTTCCATTTCTACGTTATCGCCTGGCATTACC of Candidatus Gorgyraea atricola contains these proteins:
- the tuf gene encoding elongation factor Tu (EF-Tu; promotes GTP-dependent binding of aminoacyl-tRNA to the A-site of ribosomes during protein biosynthesis; when the tRNA anticodon matches the mRNA codon, GTP hydrolysis results; the inactive EF-Tu-GDP leaves the ribosome and release of GDP is promoted by elongation factor Ts; many prokaryotes have two copies of the gene encoding EF-Tu) — encoded protein: VMPGDNVEMEIELITPIALEKELRFAIREGGHTVGAGVVADITA